From a region of the Eriocheir sinensis breed Jianghai 21 chromosome 25, ASM2467909v1, whole genome shotgun sequence genome:
- the LOC127003259 gene encoding regulation of nuclear pre-mRNA domain-containing protein 1B-like isoform X2, with the protein MRGIINTKLSHREKDFKNTTLRPHSAPSSTATDSRKLTFMYLANDVIQNSKKKGPEYNKEFGNKLGKVFEHLGGQRLDEKSIRGMNRLLTVWEERNVFDQEKVKLFQKNLNKGGPVLKVKDSSSRKRERKEHSKKNESSKKPRRSSESSESSRLRKESEGADTTSPSTPPPSEPPEPEQLIEALQELENAATSDAVVREKIASLPDEVSDVSHLSKLEDLNAARTLSKKVEDAMAMLESYNKRLAEEMEARKMVARMLHDYITFQKDLLAQAEETLEEHRQKHTKVKKVRDELRAHLQNLPDISKLPSIRTGGLAPLPSAGDLFT; encoded by the exons ATGAGGGGAATAATTAATACAAAACTGAGTCACAGAGAAAAAGATTTCAAGAACACTACTCTGAGACCTCACAGTGCTCCCTCCTCCACAGCCACTGACTCAAGGAAGCTGACGTTCATGTACCTCGCCAATGACGTGATCCAGAACAGCAAGAAGAAGGGTCCAGAATACAACAAGGAGTTTGGCAATAAGCTGGGCAAGGTTTTCGAGCACCTTGGGGGCCAGCGCCTCGATGAAAAGTCCATTCGTGGCATGAATCGCCTCTTGACTGTCTGGGAGGAGCGGAATGTTTTTGACCAAGAGAAGGTGAAGCTCTTCCAGAAAAACCTAA ACAAAGGGGGACCGGTGCTGAAAGTGAaagacagcagcagcaggaaacGTGAGCGCAAGGAGCACAGCA AAAAGAATGAGTCGTCCAAAAAGCCACGGCGGAGCTCTGAGTCGTCTGAATCTTCACGACTTAGGAAAGAGAGCGAGGGGGCTGACACCACCTCCCCGTCCACGCCACCTCCAAGTGAGCCTCCAGAGCCTGAGCAGCTGATTGAGGCTCTGCAG GAGCTTGAGAATGCAGCCACCTCTGATGCTGTCGTACGGGAGAAGATTGCAAGTCTCCCAGATGAGGTGTCGGATGTCTCCCACCTCAGCAAGCTTGAAG ACCTCAATGCAGCTCGAACCTTGAGTAAGAAGGTGGAGGATGCAATGGCCATGCTTGAGTCCTACAACAAAAGGCTTGCTGAGGAGATGGAGGCACGTAAAATGGTGGCAAGGATGCTGCATGACTACATCACTTTCCAGAAAGACCTCCTTGCCCAGGCTGAAGAAACCCTAGAG GAGCACCGGCAGAAGCATACCAAGGTCAAAAAGGTTCGGGATGAACTCAGGGCGCACCTACAGAACCTGCCAGACATCTCAAAACTACCAAGTATTCGCACTGGAGGCCTGGCCCCCCTGCCCTCTGCTGGCGACCTTTTCACGTGA
- the LOC127003259 gene encoding regulation of nuclear pre-mRNA domain-containing protein 1B-like isoform X1, translated as MRGIINTKLSHREKDFKNTTLRPHSAPSSTATDSRKLTFMYLANDVIQNSKKKGPEYNKEFGNKLGKVFEHLGGQRLDEKSIRGMNRLLTVWEERNVFDQEKVKLFQKNLNKGGPVLKVKDSSSRKRERKEHSSKKKNESSKKPRRSSESSESSRLRKESEGADTTSPSTPPPSEPPEPEQLIEALQELENAATSDAVVREKIASLPDEVSDVSHLSKLEDLNAARTLSKKVEDAMAMLESYNKRLAEEMEARKMVARMLHDYITFQKDLLAQAEETLEEHRQKHTKVKKVRDELRAHLQNLPDISKLPSIRTGGLAPLPSAGDLFT; from the exons ATGAGGGGAATAATTAATACAAAACTGAGTCACAGAGAAAAAGATTTCAAGAACACTACTCTGAGACCTCACAGTGCTCCCTCCTCCACAGCCACTGACTCAAGGAAGCTGACGTTCATGTACCTCGCCAATGACGTGATCCAGAACAGCAAGAAGAAGGGTCCAGAATACAACAAGGAGTTTGGCAATAAGCTGGGCAAGGTTTTCGAGCACCTTGGGGGCCAGCGCCTCGATGAAAAGTCCATTCGTGGCATGAATCGCCTCTTGACTGTCTGGGAGGAGCGGAATGTTTTTGACCAAGAGAAGGTGAAGCTCTTCCAGAAAAACCTAA ACAAAGGGGGACCGGTGCTGAAAGTGAaagacagcagcagcaggaaacGTGAGCGCAAGGAGCACAGCAGTAAGA AAAAGAATGAGTCGTCCAAAAAGCCACGGCGGAGCTCTGAGTCGTCTGAATCTTCACGACTTAGGAAAGAGAGCGAGGGGGCTGACACCACCTCCCCGTCCACGCCACCTCCAAGTGAGCCTCCAGAGCCTGAGCAGCTGATTGAGGCTCTGCAG GAGCTTGAGAATGCAGCCACCTCTGATGCTGTCGTACGGGAGAAGATTGCAAGTCTCCCAGATGAGGTGTCGGATGTCTCCCACCTCAGCAAGCTTGAAG ACCTCAATGCAGCTCGAACCTTGAGTAAGAAGGTGGAGGATGCAATGGCCATGCTTGAGTCCTACAACAAAAGGCTTGCTGAGGAGATGGAGGCACGTAAAATGGTGGCAAGGATGCTGCATGACTACATCACTTTCCAGAAAGACCTCCTTGCCCAGGCTGAAGAAACCCTAGAG GAGCACCGGCAGAAGCATACCAAGGTCAAAAAGGTTCGGGATGAACTCAGGGCGCACCTACAGAACCTGCCAGACATCTCAAAACTACCAAGTATTCGCACTGGAGGCCTGGCCCCCCTGCCCTCTGCTGGCGACCTTTTCACGTGA